From the genome of Pirellulaceae bacterium, one region includes:
- a CDS encoding HAD hydrolase-like protein: MAAHEEDYQRVVSGDTPTRFIDGTMIEIIRDHDLDRRPAHVLFDFDGTLSLVREGWPEVMVPMMVEALRETETDESDEQLQTIANTFVMELNGKQTIYQMIRLVSEIEKRGGRPHEPTHYKRKYHDLLMLRIEARREQLRSGELNPTHFLVPGTINLLNRLRDLGAHLYLASGTDEEYVKEEVDLLGLTEYFGEHVHGAVDDYKSFSKAQVIERILSSNAIDGEDLLGFGDGYVEIQNIKSVGGTAVGVASDESGRSGKPDRWKRDRLIGVGADIVVPDFQESDPLLSYLRY; encoded by the coding sequence ATGGCCGCTCACGAGGAAGATTATCAACGCGTCGTCTCGGGGGACACACCCACCCGGTTCATCGACGGAACGATGATCGAGATCATTCGAGACCACGATCTGGATCGTCGACCGGCCCACGTTCTATTTGACTTCGATGGCACACTCAGCTTAGTCCGCGAGGGCTGGCCCGAGGTCATGGTGCCGATGATGGTGGAGGCCCTACGCGAAACAGAGACAGACGAGTCCGATGAACAGCTCCAAACCATTGCCAACACGTTTGTGATGGAATTAAACGGCAAGCAAACTATTTATCAAATGATTCGCCTCGTGTCGGAAATCGAAAAACGCGGCGGCCGCCCCCATGAACCAACTCACTACAAACGCAAATATCATGATCTCCTCATGCTGCGTATTGAAGCCAGACGCGAACAACTTCGCTCCGGTGAATTGAATCCGACCCATTTTCTTGTTCCAGGCACAATCAACCTCCTCAATCGATTACGGGACCTGGGAGCTCATCTTTATTTGGCCAGCGGAACCGACGAGGAATATGTGAAAGAAGAAGTCGATTTACTTGGTCTCACTGAATATTTCGGTGAGCATGTCCATGGGGCAGTCGACGACTACAAATCATTCTCGAAGGCTCAGGTCATAGAGCGAATTTTAAGCAGCAATGCGATTGACGGCGAAGACCTTCTCGGTTTTGGCGACGGTTACGTAGAAATTCAAAACATTAAGTCGGTTGGCGGAACCGCCGTGGGCGTGGCCAGCGACGAGAGCGGTCGAAGTGGCAAACCGGATAGATGGAAACGCGATCGCCTGATCGGCGTCGGCGCAGACATTGTCGTTCCCGACTTCCAAGAATCCGACCCATTACTGTCCTACCTCCGATATTGA
- a CDS encoding PfkB family carbohydrate kinase — MKSVQLSPTRLQELIEHFPQSRIAVLGDFFLDKYLDVSPQLEELSVETGKPAYQVINVRCSPGAAGTVVCNLTTLNAGQIHAIGFRGDDGEGYDLAKELNHLNCRTEHLHVVSEAHTPTYLKPRDENATTLAGEHSRYDTKNRQATAARVEDSVLQSLDDLLPHLDAVIVLDQVEQANCGIITEKVRQELSKKAQQWPNVIFWADSRRRIRDFPHLTIKPNEFETIGLDNPLPEDEVSLGALRKASQQLRQENQAPVVITRGKHGMWVSDPEWTNVPAVAVEGQLDPTGAGDSATAGTVLALCAGATLPEAAIVGNLVASITIQQISTTGVAHPDQLPPRLSLWHQQQQGQ; from the coding sequence GTGAAATCCGTGCAGCTATCCCCCACTCGACTTCAAGAGCTGATCGAACATTTCCCGCAAAGTCGCATTGCCGTCTTGGGGGACTTCTTTCTGGATAAGTATCTGGATGTTTCTCCTCAACTCGAGGAGCTTAGTGTTGAAACGGGGAAGCCCGCATACCAAGTCATCAACGTCCGTTGCAGTCCGGGTGCAGCCGGCACCGTGGTATGTAATCTCACCACTCTTAACGCAGGCCAAATTCACGCAATTGGCTTTCGCGGAGACGACGGCGAAGGCTACGATCTTGCGAAAGAGCTGAATCATCTCAATTGCCGCACCGAGCATTTACACGTCGTCTCGGAAGCCCACACGCCAACCTATTTGAAACCGAGAGACGAAAACGCCACCACGCTCGCCGGCGAACACTCCCGTTATGACACCAAAAATCGGCAGGCCACTGCTGCCCGAGTGGAAGATTCTGTGCTCCAGTCCTTGGACGACTTGCTACCCCATCTTGATGCGGTGATTGTGCTGGATCAAGTCGAGCAAGCCAACTGCGGAATTATCACTGAAAAAGTCAGACAGGAACTGTCAAAGAAGGCCCAACAATGGCCAAACGTCATCTTCTGGGCCGATAGTCGCCGCCGAATTCGCGATTTTCCTCACTTGACCATCAAGCCCAATGAATTTGAAACCATCGGACTTGATAACCCGCTGCCCGAGGACGAGGTGTCGCTTGGTGCTCTCCGGAAAGCATCCCAACAATTGCGTCAGGAGAATCAAGCACCCGTCGTTATAACTCGAGGCAAACACGGTATGTGGGTCAGTGATCCCGAATGGACGAACGTGCCGGCGGTGGCGGTCGAAGGACAACTTGATCCTACTGGCGCAGGTGACAGTGCGACGGCTGGTACGGTCCTAGCTCTCTGCGCCGGTGCTACCTTGCCCGAAGCGGCCATTGTCGGCAATCTCGTGGCATCAATCACCATTCAACAAATCTCGACTACCGGAGTAGCACACCCCGATCAACTACCGCCCCGCCTGTCACTCTGGCATCAACAGCAACAAGGCCAATAG
- a CDS encoding serine hydrolase: MTVAVRCLAFLLITCSLLQSEEPAKVFDVISPETVDLDKNRLSEIGDYLHAEVNAGRIAGCLALVARGDQVAFLGTWGDRNREKSLKMTPDTIFRIYSMSKPITSVAAMQLIEAGKMKLDDPVSKYLLSFQKLKVHSKADGQLQEIPLDQPMTIRDLLRHTSGLTYGFFGNTEVDKAYRKAGLLITEGTITESVEKLSSIPLLYQPGKRWHYSVSTDVLGRLIEVVSGQRFDQYLQEHIFDPLEMRDTAFMVPREKRERFAILYQPDAQNGLKPASFIQSYRFLNPHNQFFSGGGGLCSTTHDYLRFCQALLNGGELDGKRILTTESLAQMTKNQLSGNGFQFGLGFAIGPEGEFSWGGAAGTRFWINPRRKLIVIYMIQINPYTVIDYGNRVKQLVYAADRSGTASVEAATAPMP; encoded by the coding sequence ATGACCGTTGCTGTCCGATGTTTAGCGTTCCTCCTGATTACTTGCTCACTTCTCCAGAGCGAGGAGCCTGCAAAAGTTTTCGACGTCATTTCACCCGAAACCGTCGATCTGGATAAGAACCGCCTGTCGGAAATAGGCGACTATCTGCACGCCGAGGTCAATGCGGGACGAATCGCTGGCTGCCTGGCGCTCGTCGCTCGGGGGGACCAGGTTGCTTTCCTGGGCACTTGGGGAGACCGCAATCGCGAAAAATCACTGAAGATGACTCCCGACACGATTTTCCGTATTTATTCGATGTCCAAGCCGATCACAAGTGTCGCGGCCATGCAACTCATCGAAGCAGGAAAGATGAAGCTCGACGATCCGGTTTCGAAATACCTGCTGTCTTTCCAGAAATTAAAAGTTCATTCCAAAGCAGACGGTCAGCTCCAAGAGATTCCCCTGGATCAGCCCATGACGATCCGTGATTTGCTGCGGCATACTTCGGGATTGACCTACGGATTTTTTGGAAACACCGAGGTGGACAAGGCTTACCGCAAGGCCGGCCTGCTGATCACCGAAGGAACGATTACCGAGTCGGTCGAGAAACTTAGCTCAATACCTCTGTTGTACCAACCGGGTAAACGATGGCACTACAGCGTTTCGACCGACGTCTTGGGACGGTTGATCGAAGTGGTGTCCGGTCAGCGATTTGACCAATATCTCCAGGAGCACATCTTCGATCCGCTCGAAATGCGTGACACAGCTTTCATGGTGCCAAGGGAGAAACGGGAGCGATTCGCAATCCTCTACCAACCAGATGCCCAAAACGGACTCAAGCCTGCTTCCTTCATCCAATCCTATCGATTTCTAAATCCCCACAACCAGTTCTTCTCTGGCGGGGGCGGATTATGTTCGACAACGCATGACTACTTACGTTTTTGCCAAGCCTTACTCAACGGTGGCGAATTGGATGGAAAGCGGATTCTAACCACCGAATCATTGGCTCAAATGACAAAAAACCAACTTTCTGGCAACGGCTTCCAATTCGGGCTTGGCTTCGCCATCGGCCCGGAGGGTGAATTCAGTTGGGGCGGCGCAGCAGGTACTCGGTTTTGGATAAACCCCCGACGCAAGCTCATCGTGATCTATATGATCCAGATCAACCCGTACACCGTCATCGATTACGGCAATCGCGTCAAACAACTGGTCTATGCCGCCGATCGCTCAGGCACGGCGAGCGTCGAGGCCGCTACAGCACCGATGCCTTAG
- a CDS encoding PhoPQ-activated pathogenicity-related family protein, with protein MQIRLIFSTAFLLTSFCLLNATECVVADEPAVEKAPFTESITPTRLNEGETALDRYIAAKDDSYEWKIVSKVEGPAETTYVIDLTSQTWLRPDEVNRNVWQHWLSVVVPKAATSDTALVFIGGGSNGGNPPKTAPGQIKQIALATNSVAAELGMVPNQPLIFHNDGVPRGEDDLIGYTWDQYLKTGDERWPARLPMVKSVVRAMDTIEALADQEDSVPAIDKFVVAGGSKRGWTTWMTAAVDKRVVAIAPIVIDVLNANVSMKHHYSAYGFWAPAIGDYVKHKITHRRSEPRYAELLQLVDPYAYRDRFTMPKCLINATGDQFFLPDSSQFYFDELPEEKHLCYVPNGEHSLGGTNAVDTLVAFHDSIINDRPRPDFSWSFPDDNTIRVNPTTKPKRVLLWQAHNPKSRDFRVDTIGRGYRSQELKPLADGSYEATVETPKEGWTAFLVQLEYNVGAPTLMRLTTPVRVVPKTLPFADKIAPTLRD; from the coding sequence ATGCAAATAAGACTCATCTTCTCGACCGCGTTTTTACTCACATCGTTTTGTTTGTTAAATGCCACCGAATGTGTCGTTGCTGACGAACCGGCAGTCGAGAAGGCGCCCTTTACTGAGTCAATCACGCCTACCCGGCTTAATGAAGGTGAGACCGCGCTCGATCGATACATTGCTGCGAAAGACGATAGCTATGAATGGAAGATTGTGAGTAAGGTCGAAGGACCGGCTGAAACGACCTACGTGATCGATTTAACGTCTCAGACCTGGCTGCGCCCGGACGAGGTCAACCGTAATGTGTGGCAGCACTGGCTTTCTGTGGTGGTACCGAAGGCAGCAACCTCCGATACGGCTTTGGTTTTTATTGGGGGGGGGAGCAATGGAGGCAATCCGCCAAAAACTGCTCCGGGGCAAATCAAACAAATTGCGTTGGCAACCAACTCCGTGGCTGCCGAACTGGGAATGGTACCCAATCAACCGCTCATTTTTCACAATGATGGAGTGCCTCGTGGGGAGGACGACTTGATCGGATACACCTGGGATCAGTACTTGAAAACGGGTGACGAGCGGTGGCCGGCCCGGTTGCCCATGGTGAAGTCGGTGGTGCGAGCGATGGACACCATTGAGGCGCTTGCGGATCAAGAGGACTCGGTTCCAGCAATCGACAAGTTTGTTGTTGCTGGCGGATCAAAGCGGGGATGGACGACCTGGATGACGGCAGCCGTGGACAAGCGAGTTGTCGCGATCGCACCGATCGTGATTGATGTCCTCAACGCAAACGTTTCGATGAAACACCACTACTCAGCCTATGGGTTTTGGGCGCCCGCGATCGGTGATTATGTGAAACACAAGATTACCCATCGGCGCAGTGAACCCCGTTACGCGGAGCTGCTTCAATTAGTTGATCCCTATGCCTATCGGGATCGTTTTACCATGCCTAAGTGTTTAATTAACGCGACTGGTGATCAATTCTTCTTGCCGGACTCATCGCAATTCTATTTTGATGAATTGCCAGAAGAAAAACATTTGTGTTACGTCCCCAACGGTGAGCACTCGCTGGGTGGGACCAATGCGGTCGATACGCTTGTTGCCTTCCATGATTCGATTATTAATGATCGACCACGACCAGATTTTTCTTGGTCTTTTCCGGATGACAATACGATTCGGGTGAATCCCACAACCAAACCCAAACGCGTGCTGCTTTGGCAAGCCCACAATCCAAAATCGCGAGATTTTCGAGTCGACACGATTGGAAGAGGCTATCGTAGTCAGGAACTCAAGCCGCTTGCTGACGGCAGTTATGAAGCCACGGTTGAGACTCCCAAGGAGGGCTGGACCGCTTTTCTGGTGCAACTGGAATACAATGTGGGTGCTCCAACGCTCATGCGTTTAACGACGCCGGTGCGGGTTGTACCGAAGACGTTGCCGTTCGCCGACAAGATCGCGCCGACGCTGCGTGACTGA